Part of the Cryptococcus neoformans var. neoformans JEC21 chromosome 11 sequence genome, GGCCATGATGGGTCGTGAATGAATGGTAAAGACGGAACGCTTATATTCTGATCAAGCTTATAATTAGATACGATAGGCAGCATTTTTAGACGGAAACTGTAAACACGATTCATTTCTTTTGACAACCGGGAATCGACCACGGGAATCCCTCTTTTcgtcttttctcctcttaCAACTTGTACAGTAGCAACAACCGTGGTGTTTAAGCCGTGACCTCCTTCTTGGAAGGGTTGGATGTAAAGCGGAGGTAAGGCTACCAAAACGTATCAGCACCGTACCGTCCCAAGCCCACGCCCAATGCACAACGACCATGACTCACATAAACAGTctcaacatcatctccaaacAACTGCTTCACCTCCTCGCCCTGTACAGACGGGTGGACGATAACCCTCTCCTCGACCTGCCCGGTCTTGGGATCGGGAATCCCCCAGTTGGCAGGCGTGGTGATACGGTGCTTGTCGCCCAGCTGGAGAGAGTCAATGACACGCAAGAGTTCGGGAAAGTTGCGGCCTGTAGACGCGGGATAAGCGAGGGTGAGGCGGATCTGTTTCTTTGGGTCGACTATGTACATTTTATCAGCACAGGCCATAACAAATATGTACTGTTGTTGATACTTACTGACGAAAACAGTCCTGACCGTAAACGGTATCCCCTTCTTATCCACATTCGTCTTATCAAGCTTATCCAGCATCCCATACAACTCTGACACTGTCCTGTCCTCGTCCCCTATAATCGGAAACTCCAACGCAGGGGCATCAGGCTTCAACGCATTGATATCCTTGATCCACCCTTCGTGCGAGGCAATATTGTTCGCGGAAAGACCGATGAGCTTGACACCCCGCGAGGCGAAATCGGCGTAAGAGAGAGCAACGGCTGAAAGCTCCGTGGTGCAGACGGGGGTGAAGTCGTCAgggtgggagaagaggatggccCACGAGCCGTCGAGCCAGTCGTGGAACTGTC contains:
- a CDS encoding thioredoxin peroxidase, putative produces the protein MSLRLGDIAPDFEADTTHGRIKFHDWLDGSWAILFSHPDDFTPVCTTELSAVALSYADFASRGVKLIGLSANNIASHEGWIKDINALKPDAPALEFPIIGDEDRTVSELYGMLDKLDKTNVDKKGIPFTVRTVFVIDPKKQIRLTLAYPASTGRNFPELLRVIDSLQLGDKHRITTPANWGIPDPKTGQVEERVIVHPSVQGEEVKQLFGDDVETVYPYLRFTSNPSKKEVTA